A single window of Rubripirellula lacrimiformis DNA harbors:
- a CDS encoding MBL fold metallo-hydrolase: MLTPKPIFPGVIELNFQAGEVLGCNVYLVHDAGEWLLIDIGYEETVDDFIEIIRQLDFPLSRCKTLVATHADVDHIQGLAKAKSILKTSVTAHPNAVEPLQTGDTLITLAEITAQNLKLEMPPVQIEHQVNDGDIITVGSLELEVWHTPGHTNSQLAFRIGDVLLSGDNIYRDGCIGAIDAHHGSDIKDFVRSLERIRDSDVKWLAPSHGPIFANNPEFMNRTIDRVRGYLKMADFGTLADSWPLMDQWDDEVAAGTLPEGLDRL; encoded by the coding sequence TCTTCCCCGGCGTCATTGAACTGAACTTCCAAGCGGGGGAAGTGCTCGGTTGCAACGTATATTTGGTCCACGACGCCGGTGAATGGCTGTTGATCGATATCGGCTACGAAGAAACCGTGGACGACTTTATCGAGATCATTCGGCAACTGGACTTTCCGCTTTCACGCTGCAAAACGCTGGTGGCCACCCACGCGGACGTCGACCACATCCAAGGTCTGGCAAAAGCCAAATCGATCCTGAAGACATCGGTGACAGCTCACCCCAATGCGGTCGAGCCTCTGCAAACCGGTGATACGCTGATCACGTTGGCGGAAATCACCGCCCAGAATCTAAAACTGGAAATGCCGCCTGTCCAAATCGAACACCAAGTCAACGACGGCGACATCATCACCGTCGGATCGCTGGAATTAGAAGTTTGGCACACGCCGGGTCACACCAACAGCCAATTGGCATTCCGAATCGGAGACGTCCTGCTAAGCGGTGACAATATCTATCGCGACGGTTGCATCGGCGCGATCGACGCTCACCACGGCAGCGACATCAAGGACTTTGTGCGGTCCCTCGAACGGATTCGTGACAGTGACGTCAAATGGCTGGCACCGAGCCATGGTCCGATCTTCGCGAACAACCCTGAATTCATGAACCGCACGATCGACCGAGTTCGCGGATACTTGAAGATGGCAGACTTTGGAACGCTTGCCGACAGCTGGCCACTGATGGACCAATGGGATGACGAAGTCGCCGCCGGAACGCTGCCCGAAGGCCTGGACCGGCTCTAA
- a CDS encoding beta-ketoacyl-[acyl-carrier-protein] synthase family protein: MVTPSSRRVVITGIGIVSPLGNDPDQVLSALRDGVSGIRPFTQVPQGVLGIDHGAEAVEFTGDIKDYGPMEKTLARTIRKGSKVMCREIEMGVAVAQLALNDAELNQENRDRDRTGVLYGCDYIMSLPEEFAGGIQKCLDEDGNFHFEDWGAKGKPEVNPLWLLKYLPNMPASHIAIYNDLRGPNNSITVREASAGAALAEAFSTIQRGHADVLVVGSTGSRIHTLRTLHASLQEKLAANQDDPATMSRPFDKTRDGSVVGEGAAALVCETLEHAQARGATILGEVVGYASSAVGPTDQYKDSHIQQSIANVLRGALGSSEATSVGHIHAHGLGTIESDQQEAQAIAAVFGPAESQPPVTTVKGHMGNLGAGGGMVEIVASLQSLGGNLFPIRNLSELDSDCPINACQDSSTPAGDSFISVNVTPQGQASAIRIAAFTA, encoded by the coding sequence ATGGTTACCCCTTCGTCTCGCCGTGTCGTTATCACGGGCATCGGAATCGTCAGCCCCCTTGGCAATGATCCCGACCAAGTGCTCTCTGCCCTCCGCGACGGCGTCAGCGGCATTCGCCCGTTCACTCAGGTGCCGCAGGGCGTGCTGGGGATCGACCATGGGGCGGAAGCCGTCGAATTCACCGGCGACATCAAGGACTACGGTCCGATGGAAAAGACGCTGGCTCGCACGATCCGCAAAGGCAGCAAAGTGATGTGCCGCGAGATCGAAATGGGGGTCGCGGTGGCTCAATTGGCTCTGAACGATGCTGAACTGAACCAGGAAAATCGTGATCGTGACCGCACCGGGGTCCTGTACGGTTGCGATTACATCATGTCGCTGCCCGAAGAATTTGCTGGCGGAATCCAAAAGTGTTTGGACGAAGACGGCAACTTTCATTTCGAAGATTGGGGTGCGAAGGGCAAGCCCGAGGTGAACCCGTTGTGGTTGCTGAAGTACTTGCCCAACATGCCGGCAAGCCACATTGCGATCTACAACGACCTGCGTGGTCCCAACAACTCGATCACGGTCCGCGAAGCGTCCGCCGGCGCGGCACTGGCCGAAGCATTTTCGACGATCCAACGTGGGCATGCCGACGTTTTGGTTGTCGGTTCCACCGGATCGCGTATCCATACGCTGCGAACCCTGCACGCTTCGCTGCAAGAAAAGTTGGCGGCCAACCAAGACGATCCCGCGACGATGTCACGCCCATTCGATAAAACACGCGATGGCAGTGTCGTTGGCGAAGGCGCCGCGGCCCTGGTTTGCGAAACTCTGGAACATGCGCAGGCACGCGGTGCGACGATCTTAGGCGAAGTCGTCGGTTACGCCAGCAGTGCGGTGGGCCCGACCGACCAATACAAAGATTCGCACATCCAACAATCGATCGCAAACGTTTTGCGAGGGGCCTTGGGCAGCAGCGAAGCGACGTCCGTTGGACATATCCACGCCCATGGTTTGGGCACGATTGAATCGGACCAGCAAGAAGCACAGGCCATCGCTGCGGTGTTTGGTCCCGCTGAATCACAGCCTCCTGTGACGACGGTCAAAGGCCACATGGGGAATCTTGGCGCAGGTGGCGGGATGGTCGAGATCGTGGCCAGCCTACAGTCGCTGGGCGGCAACCTGTTCCCCATCCGGAACCTATCCGAGTTGGATTCCGATTGCCCGATCAACGCATGCCAGGATTCCAGCACGCCGGCCGGTGATAGTTTCATCAGCGTCAACGTGACGCCACAGGGCCAAGCCTCTGCGATCCGCATCGCAGCCTTCACAGCCTAG
- the pyrF gene encoding orotidine-5'-phosphate decarboxylase, whose protein sequence is MSFADRLAAAVKATGSVTCVGLDPRKAQLPAPIRDAVSGDSPDAWAAAYTQFCNEIIDVVAGRVACVKPQAAFFEQLGPAGMVALGEVIAHARQAGLLVITDGKRNDIGSTATAYADAYLGQQSPWGSDSLTVSPYLGRDSLEPFVEVCDQREAGIFVLVKTSNPGGGLLQDRKTDGQTVYSAVAELVTEFNSTRLGQSGYGPVGTVVGATYPEQLAEMRAELPGSWILIPGFGAQGGGAADVQAGFDERGLGAVVNSSRHIIFAHARPEFKDKFGDAQWLDAVSAATDDMNAQLRF, encoded by the coding sequence ATGAGTTTTGCGGATCGATTGGCAGCAGCGGTCAAAGCCACGGGTTCGGTCACTTGTGTCGGATTGGACCCGCGCAAGGCCCAGTTGCCGGCCCCCATCCGCGACGCTGTTTCCGGGGATTCGCCGGATGCTTGGGCAGCCGCCTACACCCAGTTTTGCAACGAAATCATCGATGTTGTGGCCGGCCGGGTCGCTTGCGTGAAACCACAGGCGGCCTTTTTTGAACAACTCGGACCCGCCGGCATGGTGGCTCTGGGCGAAGTCATCGCTCACGCCCGCCAGGCTGGGTTGTTGGTCATTACCGACGGCAAACGCAACGACATCGGCAGCACGGCCACGGCCTATGCGGACGCCTACCTGGGCCAGCAAAGCCCCTGGGGCAGCGATTCGTTGACGGTCAGTCCCTATCTGGGCCGCGATTCGCTAGAGCCGTTTGTCGAAGTTTGCGATCAACGCGAAGCCGGCATTTTTGTGCTGGTCAAGACTTCGAATCCTGGTGGCGGACTGCTGCAGGATCGTAAAACCGATGGCCAGACGGTGTATTCGGCGGTCGCCGAGTTGGTGACGGAGTTCAATTCGACCCGATTGGGGCAAAGTGGATATGGGCCGGTCGGAACCGTGGTCGGGGCAACCTATCCCGAACAATTGGCGGAAATGCGAGCCGAGTTGCCGGGAAGTTGGATCTTGATCCCCGGTTTTGGGGCTCAGGGAGGCGGTGCAGCCGACGTCCAGGCCGGGTTCGACGAGCGCGGACTCGGAGCGGTCGTCAACAGTTCGCGGCACATCATTTTTGCTCACGCCCGCCCGGAATTTAAAGACAAATTTGGGGACGCCCAATGGCTCGATGCTGTTTCGGCAGCAACCGACGACATGAACGCCCAGCTGCGGTTTTAA
- a CDS encoding LysR family transcriptional regulator: protein MEFDQLRYFLRVAGRANFTRAAEDLAISQPALSRSIQKLEEELGQPVFQRKARSVSLTEAGVLLQSRAQQVLTIIEDTKAEITDDGQSGRVRVGAIPTIAPYFLPNLLQQFSSEFPKAHLIVQENTTDALIKSCTQNEIDLAILALPVSTKYLGVAELFEEELLLVLPPDHPLVQKSKIRLSDIEPLPFVLLGEAHCLSDNIVTFCRQRSFQPVAVERTSQLTMVQELVSLSHGVSMIPAMARILDDSNRRVYRSLSGKKPTRKIAVIWNPYRFQSRLVEAFKDRLQTYAQQSVQSISET from the coding sequence ATGGAATTCGATCAGTTGCGTTATTTCCTGCGGGTTGCCGGACGAGCCAACTTCACGCGGGCAGCGGAGGACTTAGCCATCTCGCAACCGGCACTGAGCCGTTCGATTCAGAAGCTGGAAGAAGAGCTCGGCCAGCCAGTCTTTCAACGCAAGGCCCGATCGGTCTCGCTGACCGAAGCCGGAGTCCTGCTGCAGTCGCGGGCTCAGCAGGTGTTGACGATCATCGAAGACACCAAAGCCGAGATCACCGACGATGGCCAAAGTGGTCGCGTGCGGGTGGGAGCGATCCCGACAATCGCTCCCTACTTTCTGCCCAACCTGCTGCAGCAGTTTTCGTCCGAGTTTCCCAAGGCTCACTTGATCGTGCAAGAAAACACGACCGACGCACTGATCAAGAGTTGTACGCAAAATGAAATTGATCTAGCGATTCTAGCCTTGCCGGTTTCGACGAAGTATCTGGGAGTCGCCGAACTGTTCGAGGAAGAATTACTACTGGTGCTTCCCCCGGATCACCCATTGGTCCAGAAGTCCAAGATTCGGTTAAGCGACATCGAGCCGCTGCCATTTGTGCTGCTTGGCGAAGCCCACTGCCTTTCGGACAACATCGTTACCTTCTGTCGCCAACGATCGTTTCAACCCGTGGCGGTCGAACGGACCAGTCAGCTGACCATGGTTCAAGAACTGGTATCCCTGTCGCACGGTGTGTCCATGATCCCAGCGATGGCAAGAATCCTTGATGACAGCAACCGACGTGTTTACCGGTCGCTGAGTGGAAAGAAGCCGACTCGAAAGATCGCCGTGATCTGGAATCCTTATCGGTTTCAAAGCCGATTGGTCGAGGCCTTCAAGGATCGCCTGCAAACCTATGCACAACAAAGCGTGCAATCGATCAGCGAAACTTGA
- a CDS encoding hydroxypyruvate isomerase family protein — protein MTRFSANLGFLWTDRPLPDAIRAAKAAGFDAVECHWPYDTPASEVKRALVETGLPMLGLNTVRGDVGAGQMGLSALPGRRDDAVSAIEQAVSYADETGTKAVHVMAGISEGAEAEAIFIENLSVACDLAMRRRLTILIEPLNAFDAPGYFLRCTQQAKSLIEHVNAPNLKLMFDCYHVGRTEVDVPTTLNKMMPVIGHVQFAAVPDRGPPDHGDVDYRPIFSQIAGLGWDQPLGAEYKPGGDTDASLGWMVKFR, from the coding sequence ATGACCCGATTTTCCGCCAATCTTGGATTCTTGTGGACCGATCGACCTTTGCCCGACGCGATCCGCGCCGCCAAGGCAGCCGGTTTCGACGCAGTGGAATGTCACTGGCCTTATGACACCCCCGCAAGCGAGGTGAAGAGGGCGTTGGTGGAAACCGGTCTTCCCATGTTGGGATTGAACACCGTTCGCGGCGATGTTGGTGCGGGCCAGATGGGGCTCAGTGCCCTGCCCGGCCGTCGCGATGACGCGGTGTCCGCCATCGAACAGGCGGTGTCCTACGCGGACGAAACGGGGACAAAGGCGGTGCATGTCATGGCCGGCATATCCGAGGGTGCCGAAGCCGAGGCGATCTTCATCGAGAACCTTTCCGTCGCCTGCGATCTGGCGATGCGCCGTAGATTGACCATTTTGATCGAACCGTTGAACGCCTTCGATGCACCAGGATACTTTCTTCGATGCACCCAGCAGGCGAAGTCTCTGATCGAGCATGTTAACGCGCCGAACCTGAAACTGATGTTCGATTGTTATCACGTCGGTCGCACCGAAGTCGATGTGCCCACAACGCTGAACAAAATGATGCCGGTGATCGGACATGTTCAATTTGCCGCCGTCCCCGATCGCGGCCCCCCCGATCACGGTGACGTTGATTACCGACCGATATTTTCCCAGATCGCGGGTCTTGGTTGGGACCAACCCTTGGGCGCCGAATACAAGCCCGGCGGTGACACCGATGCGTCGCTTGGTTGGATGGTCAAGTTTCGCTGA
- the katG gene encoding catalase/peroxidase HPI: MNSTTRLARATTGIAVLCIASTALAQNSQSPRGNEDAKMEATGQCPVMGNVAPAMARQTAAGAMSNGDWWPEQLNLRILHQNSAKGNPLGAGFDYAQEFQKLDLAALKKDLESLMTTSQDWWPADYGHYGPLFIRMAWHSAGTYRVTDGRGGAGYGTQRFAPLNSWPDNANLDKARRLLWPIKQKYGNKISWADLMVLTGNVALESMGFETFGFAGGRADVWEPQEDINWGPESTWLGDKRYTGDRELENPLAAVQMGLIYVNPEGPNGKPSALEAAKDIRETFGRMAMNDEETVALIAGGHTFGKSHGAASAENVGPEPEAAGIEAQGLGWINKYGKGNAGDTITSGLEGAWSTTPTEWSNHFFDNLFAYDWDLVKSPAGAWQWTPTDPAAQGTVPDAHDESKSHAPMMFTTDLALRMDPIYGKISKRFHENPQDFQVAFAKAWYKLTHRDMGPVTRCLGPDVAEPQLWQDPVPAVDHEWIGDQDIVGLKRQLLASGISISSLVETAWASASTFRGSDKRGGANGARIRLAPQKDWAVNQPEELAKVLAKLEAIQTKFNDSQAGGKKVSMADLIVLGGCAAVEQAAKNAGHDVQVPFVPGRTDATPEMTDVESFAALEPKLDGFRNFFAHQLDRPAPESLVDRASLLTLTAPEMTVLVGGMRVLNTNAGSGPLADLGVLTEQPQTLTNDFFVNLLDMSTQWQKSPVCEHFFEGRDRKTGQVKWTATSVDLVFGSNSQLRAIAEVYASKDSQQKFINDFVAAWNKVMNLDRFDLDPAVRNGAKLVVLR, translated from the coding sequence ATGAATTCCACCACTCGCCTCGCTCGTGCAACGACGGGGATAGCGGTGCTATGCATCGCCAGCACCGCGTTAGCGCAAAACTCACAATCACCTCGTGGGAACGAGGATGCGAAAATGGAGGCCACGGGTCAGTGCCCGGTCATGGGCAATGTTGCCCCGGCCATGGCCAGGCAAACTGCGGCCGGCGCCATGTCCAACGGCGATTGGTGGCCCGAACAACTGAACCTTCGGATCCTGCATCAAAATTCCGCCAAGGGCAATCCGCTGGGCGCCGGCTTCGATTATGCCCAGGAGTTTCAAAAGCTTGATTTGGCGGCGCTGAAGAAAGACCTCGAATCATTGATGACGACTTCGCAGGACTGGTGGCCCGCCGATTACGGTCACTACGGTCCTCTTTTCATTCGCATGGCTTGGCACAGCGCGGGCACCTATCGAGTCACCGATGGTCGCGGAGGGGCCGGGTATGGCACGCAGCGTTTTGCGCCGCTGAACAGTTGGCCCGACAATGCGAACCTGGACAAGGCTCGCCGTTTGCTCTGGCCGATCAAGCAGAAGTATGGCAACAAGATCTCGTGGGCGGACCTGATGGTGCTAACCGGCAACGTGGCTCTGGAATCGATGGGCTTCGAGACATTCGGTTTCGCCGGAGGTCGCGCGGACGTGTGGGAGCCTCAGGAAGATATCAACTGGGGACCGGAGAGTACTTGGTTGGGGGACAAGCGTTACACCGGTGACCGTGAACTGGAAAATCCGCTGGCCGCCGTTCAAATGGGTTTGATCTATGTCAATCCGGAAGGCCCCAATGGCAAGCCGAGCGCATTGGAAGCAGCGAAAGACATTCGTGAAACCTTTGGCCGGATGGCGATGAACGATGAAGAAACCGTGGCCCTGATCGCTGGCGGACACACCTTTGGCAAGTCGCATGGCGCCGCGAGCGCGGAGAATGTCGGACCAGAACCGGAAGCCGCGGGTATCGAGGCACAGGGATTGGGCTGGATCAACAAGTACGGCAAGGGAAACGCGGGCGACACGATCACCAGCGGCTTGGAAGGCGCTTGGAGCACGACGCCAACCGAATGGTCGAACCATTTCTTCGACAACCTGTTTGCCTACGATTGGGATCTGGTCAAAAGTCCGGCCGGCGCATGGCAGTGGACTCCCACCGACCCGGCTGCGCAGGGGACCGTTCCCGATGCACACGACGAATCAAAATCCCATGCGCCGATGATGTTCACGACCGACCTAGCGCTGCGGATGGATCCGATCTACGGAAAGATTTCGAAGCGTTTCCACGAGAACCCGCAAGACTTCCAGGTTGCCTTTGCCAAGGCGTGGTACAAGCTGACGCATCGTGACATGGGCCCCGTCACACGCTGTCTAGGACCGGACGTCGCCGAGCCGCAGTTGTGGCAAGACCCGGTTCCCGCAGTCGATCACGAATGGATTGGTGATCAGGATATCGTTGGTTTGAAGCGACAGTTGCTGGCTTCGGGAATTTCGATTTCTAGCCTGGTTGAAACCGCCTGGGCATCTGCATCGACTTTCCGCGGCAGCGACAAACGGGGCGGAGCCAATGGGGCCAGGATCCGTCTGGCGCCTCAAAAAGATTGGGCCGTGAATCAGCCCGAGGAACTTGCAAAGGTCTTGGCGAAGCTTGAAGCAATTCAAACGAAGTTCAACGACTCTCAGGCCGGCGGCAAGAAAGTTTCGATGGCGGACCTGATCGTGCTGGGCGGTTGTGCAGCCGTTGAACAAGCTGCGAAGAACGCTGGGCATGATGTCCAAGTCCCCTTCGTTCCGGGCCGCACCGACGCAACACCGGAGATGACCGACGTGGAATCCTTCGCCGCTCTTGAACCGAAGCTGGACGGGTTCCGCAACTTTTTCGCACACCAGCTGGATCGACCGGCTCCCGAATCGTTGGTTGACCGGGCTTCGCTGTTGACGCTGACTGCACCCGAGATGACGGTCCTTGTCGGCGGCATGCGAGTTTTGAACACGAACGCCGGAAGCGGGCCACTCGCCGATCTGGGTGTCTTGACCGAGCAACCACAGACGTTGACCAACGACTTCTTCGTCAACCTGCTGGACATGAGTACTCAGTGGCAGAAGTCGCCGGTCTGTGAACACTTCTTCGAAGGACGTGATCGCAAGACGGGGCAGGTCAAGTGGACGGCGACTTCGGTCGATCTGGTGTTTGGTTCCAACTCGCAACTTCGAGCGATCGCGGAAGTCTACGCCAGCAAAGATTCGCAGCAGAAGTTCATCAACGACTTCGTAGCGGCTTGGAACAAGGTGATGAACCTGGATCGATTCGACTTAGATCCAGCAGTCCGAAATGGCGCGAAGCTTGTGGTACTTCGGTAA